A single window of Macrobrachium nipponense isolate FS-2020 chromosome 31, ASM1510439v2, whole genome shotgun sequence DNA harbors:
- the LOC135206731 gene encoding fatty-acid amide hydrolase 2-like isoform X2 gives MVSEDGIVMFFLRPFLRLQRRLWDYAVTLLFFVLKGWRRKTPLPPVFNPTLMHSAVDLARYIREGKMSSVDVVRAYITRASDVNPVLNAITQESFKAALLQARRVDEMLNKGLKDGTLTVEMLERRRPFLGVPFTVKETIAVAGFPHTGGLVAREGLLSPSDASVVAKMRKAGAILLGTTNVSELGMWWESDNKVYGRTNNPYDTRRTPGGSSGGEAALMCACGTPLSIGTDSGGSLRIPAFFCGLFSHKPTNGIVSVQGCNVHHHSQYSEIQSAGPISRHARDLSPVLATLAGDRVSQLSLSKRGEINLWTEIMRSLLGRARHTVPSLAQAALDKLVGEITFLKQQKRVLQGKEDAPLRQNSINDESVNKALQMKIQRLLGEDGVLLYPSHPTLAPYHSESFFRPFNFAYTAIFNALGFPVTQVPLGLSPSGIPLGIQVVGGMYQDHITIAVAQDLETAFGGWVCPSKIL, from the exons ATGGTGTCGGAAGATGGCATCGTCATGTTTTTCCTCCGACCGTTCCTGAGGCTCCAGAGACGCCTGTGGGACTACGCAGTGACCCTTTTGTTCTTCGTCCTCAAAGGCTGGAGGAGAAAGACTCCACTTCCGCCCGTCTTCAACCCGACGCTGATGCATTCTGCTGTCGACTTGGCGAGATACATCAGGGAAGGAAAG atgaGCAGCGTGGATGTGGTGCGTGCGTACATAACCAGGGCCAGCGACGTCAATCCGGTCCTGAATGCAATAACTCAAGAAAGCTTCAAGGCAGCGCTTCTGCAAGCGAGGAGAGTGGACGAAATGCTGAATAAG GGCTTGAAAGACGGAACATTGACGGTTGAAATGTTGGAAAGGAGGAGGCCGTTCTTGGGTGTTCCCTTCACAGTGAAAGAAACCATTGCAGTggcag GATTTCCTCATACCGGAGGTCTGGTTGCTCGAGAAGGCCTGCTCTCTCCTTCCGACGCATCCGTCGTGGCCAAAATGAGGAAGGCTG GGGCCATTTTGTTAGGCACGACTAACGTCTCCGAACTTGGTATGTGGTGGGAGAGTGACAACAAAGTCTATGGCAGAACCAACAACCCTTACGACACCAGGAGGACGCCAGGAGGGTCATCGGGAGGAGAG gctGCATTAATGTGTGCTTGCGGCACTCCACTCAGTATCGGCACGGACTCGGGAGGGTCCCTGCGCATCCCAGCTTTCTTCTGCGGCCTCTTCTCCCACAAACCAACAAATG GCATCGTTTCAGTACAAGGCTGCAACGTCCACCACCATTCCCAGTACAGTGAAATTCAAAGTGCAGGACCGATATCCCGCCACGCCAGAGACTTGAGTCCAGTGTTGGCTACTCTGGCTGGTGACAGAGTGTCTCAGCTGTCACTGAGTAAAAGG GGCGAGATAAACCTCTGGACGGAAATCATGAGATCTTTGCTGGGACGAGCGCGTCACACGGTCCCCTCCCTGGCTCAGGCGGCTCTGGACAAACTTGTGGGAGAGATCACCTTCTTAAAGCAACAGAAGAGGGTTCTTCAAGGGAAGGAAGACGCGCCTCTAAGGCAGAACAGCATCAACGATGAATCTGTAAATAAAGCTTTGCAAATGAAAATTCAG AGACTCCTGGGGGAGGATGGAGTTCTCTTGTACCCGAGTCACCCGACACTGGCGCCCTATCACAGCGAATCCTTCTTCAGACCTTTCAACTTTGCTTACACGGCTATCTTTAACGCCCTGGGCTTCCCGGTTACGCAGGTTCCCCTTGGACTGTCACCCAGTGGCATTCCTCTGGGTATCCAA GTTGTGGGCGGTATGTACCAGGATCATATCACTATCGCTGTTGCCCAAGACTTAGAAACTGCTTTCGGGGGATGGGTCTGCCCTTCCAAAATTCTATGA
- the LOC135206731 gene encoding fatty-acid amide hydrolase 2-B-like isoform X1, with the protein MVSEDGIVMFFLRPFLRLQRRLWDYAVTLLFFVLKGWRRKTPLPPVFNPTLMHSAVDLARYIREGKMSSVDVVRAYITRASDVNPVLNAITQESFKAALLQARRVDEMLNKGLKDGTLTVEMLERRRPFLGVPFTVKETIAVAGFPHTGGLVAREGLLSPSDASVVAKMRKAGAILLGTTNVSELGMWWESDNKVYGRTNNPYDTRRTPGGSSGGEAALMCACGTPLSIGTDSGGSLRIPAFFCGLFSHKPTNGIVSVQGCNVHHHSQYSEIQSAGPISRHARDLSPVLATLAGDRVSQLSLSKRVDPGRLKIFTMENDGDEIWCTRPSRELVAVQMAVAHHFRHTYDITVRKVNIPGMKYSYRIWQEKMKEEFGDDQMMFKQLANNKGEINLWTEIMRSLLGRARHTVPSLAQAALDKLVGEITFLKQQKRVLQGKEDAPLRQNSINDESVNKALQMKIQRLLGEDGVLLYPSHPTLAPYHSESFFRPFNFAYTAIFNALGFPVTQVPLGLSPSGIPLGIQVVGGMYQDHITIAVAQDLETAFGGWVCPSKIL; encoded by the exons ATGGTGTCGGAAGATGGCATCGTCATGTTTTTCCTCCGACCGTTCCTGAGGCTCCAGAGACGCCTGTGGGACTACGCAGTGACCCTTTTGTTCTTCGTCCTCAAAGGCTGGAGGAGAAAGACTCCACTTCCGCCCGTCTTCAACCCGACGCTGATGCATTCTGCTGTCGACTTGGCGAGATACATCAGGGAAGGAAAG atgaGCAGCGTGGATGTGGTGCGTGCGTACATAACCAGGGCCAGCGACGTCAATCCGGTCCTGAATGCAATAACTCAAGAAAGCTTCAAGGCAGCGCTTCTGCAAGCGAGGAGAGTGGACGAAATGCTGAATAAG GGCTTGAAAGACGGAACATTGACGGTTGAAATGTTGGAAAGGAGGAGGCCGTTCTTGGGTGTTCCCTTCACAGTGAAAGAAACCATTGCAGTggcag GATTTCCTCATACCGGAGGTCTGGTTGCTCGAGAAGGCCTGCTCTCTCCTTCCGACGCATCCGTCGTGGCCAAAATGAGGAAGGCTG GGGCCATTTTGTTAGGCACGACTAACGTCTCCGAACTTGGTATGTGGTGGGAGAGTGACAACAAAGTCTATGGCAGAACCAACAACCCTTACGACACCAGGAGGACGCCAGGAGGGTCATCGGGAGGAGAG gctGCATTAATGTGTGCTTGCGGCACTCCACTCAGTATCGGCACGGACTCGGGAGGGTCCCTGCGCATCCCAGCTTTCTTCTGCGGCCTCTTCTCCCACAAACCAACAAATG GCATCGTTTCAGTACAAGGCTGCAACGTCCACCACCATTCCCAGTACAGTGAAATTCAAAGTGCAGGACCGATATCCCGCCACGCCAGAGACTTGAGTCCAGTGTTGGCTACTCTGGCTGGTGACAGAGTGTCTCAGCTGTCACTGAGTAAAAGG GTTGACCCCGGACGCCTGAAAATCTTTACCATGGAAAATGACGGAGATGAAATCTGGTGCACTCGCCCAAGCCGGGAATTAGTGGCCGTACAGATGGCCGTGGCACACCATTTCCGCCACACTTATGACATCACAGTCcgtaaa GTTAATATTCCCGGCATGAAATATTCTTACAGAATTTGGCAGGAAAAGATGAAGGAAGAATTTGGCGACGACCAAATGATGTTTAAGCAGCTCGCAAATaataag GGCGAGATAAACCTCTGGACGGAAATCATGAGATCTTTGCTGGGACGAGCGCGTCACACGGTCCCCTCCCTGGCTCAGGCGGCTCTGGACAAACTTGTGGGAGAGATCACCTTCTTAAAGCAACAGAAGAGGGTTCTTCAAGGGAAGGAAGACGCGCCTCTAAGGCAGAACAGCATCAACGATGAATCTGTAAATAAAGCTTTGCAAATGAAAATTCAG AGACTCCTGGGGGAGGATGGAGTTCTCTTGTACCCGAGTCACCCGACACTGGCGCCCTATCACAGCGAATCCTTCTTCAGACCTTTCAACTTTGCTTACACGGCTATCTTTAACGCCCTGGGCTTCCCGGTTACGCAGGTTCCCCTTGGACTGTCACCCAGTGGCATTCCTCTGGGTATCCAA GTTGTGGGCGGTATGTACCAGGATCATATCACTATCGCTGTTGCCCAAGACTTAGAAACTGCTTTCGGGGGATGGGTCTGCCCTTCCAAAATTCTATGA